Within Mytilus edulis chromosome 10, xbMytEdul2.2, whole genome shotgun sequence, the genomic segment GGAACAAAAGGAGCTGTACGGTATACAAAAAGTAAGACAataaccaaatgacacaaaaacaacaaatatatataagttgGCATACGAGTCTAGATAGATAATGAATAGATAAAAGCTCTGCTCTTACTATCCACTAACCCAGAGGACAATAACACAAAGACACGACAAATGACTACCACTGATGACAAACGTAAAAATACAGCAAAAAAATGTTATTAGAACTGAAAGGTTTCATTGCTTGTTTATTTTGAAGAATCATAAATTATAAAAGAGAAGTAGTATACAATTGTATAAGGGAATGCTAAGTTTGTCCATGAATTCCATGGGAGTTTTATTTCTACAATGTAGTGCATTTAGCTGCTGGTATCTCCATCAAAGACCGATAGACTTACAACAACTTCATTTTTTCCTGGAGACTTCACTTAGACTTCTTTTGATAAAAAGCATCAGGGAATCTTATTTAAAGACAACTAATCTACTAATACTATTACTTGATGTTATCAAGCCATTATAACCTTACTCTTAGCACTTAAAACATTAAGATAATGATATTCTCTTGACACGTTTTGTGTAAATATTCTGCAAAAAGCACTTCAGAAAGTTTATATGAAGTATATCAAACTTTtctttatataatgtatataaataaaaggagaCGTGTTTACACTTTATCACATCAAACAATAAGATAGCTAGTACAAATTAAAACTTACATTCCGGATATCCTGGGTTGGACtgttttaataattaaataaatttgattATAGATGAATTTATGTTAGATTTCGTCTAATTTACTAGCATGTTTGAAGGGTGGAACGTAGGTATGTATTATAAGACAATGGACGTACATGTATGTGCTCGATAAATGATTGAAAGATAAAAGAAAGATGTGgatttttaatacatataaatatgtatatatatattatatattatattgacaGCTGATTCTAAGATTGCATTGTTTTCTTTCCAGAAGATGCTAAACAATAGAATATAGGGAAGTGAAAAATTCACAGAGTGAAGAAAGACTGCACGGAAAAGATAAGCAGATTGCTTGACGTAATTTATTAAGTTTCCAGTTTCCTGTTTGCAGGAAAAGACAACTTGTAAACAACAAAGTTTTAAGAAAAGTGCAGTAtcgatattttatatattatatattcacTCTAAGTTCAATGACTTTTCCACAATAACGATCCAATATCTTTTCATTATTCAGCGACTTTATATTGattattagagaaaaaaaaatgcgaGACATATATGACTGACCGTGCATCTCGGGATTTATCGTTAGTTAATATGTATTTCTACAGGAAAACAGTAATAATGACAATACGGTTTTAAACTAAAGTGGTTAAGGATTTTGCATAAAAATGTCGACCACCTCAAGTTTCACAGTATCAAACCCGATTGATATTACTAGTAACGGAAGCTCTCAAGAGGCTTCCTATTGTACTACCGAGGAAATTGTTTCGTTAAGGCGACATCATCGTGTTAAAGATGGAATTAAACGTTTGACAGAAAAGTATGATTCTATTGGGAACTTTATTCCAATGACTGGACGGCCGCCGAGTATAGCATCTCTGAAAAGTGCAAAAGAAGAAAGAGAAAGACTTGCTTCTTTTGGATCTAATGGATCTAATAGTATCAGTCAAAGCCCATCACGAACTTCATTTGCTGAAGGAATTAGTGAGCATGACTTGCTGCAAGTTGAAATGTTTTACCGGAGTCATAAGACTGATGTTCATGTATGTCCAAGTTTAGCTAATTTGTACTTTGGAAAAGTAGTTGGAAATAAAGACAAATGGAAATTCGCAATGACTGGAATACCTGTTCTGGTACTCGACACGGGAAAACACCAGCGTGACAGGAAATTACATGTTATTCTTGCCGAAAAAGGTACAGGGTTCGTGCTTTGGAAAGATAAAGTAGATCAACTTACAGCATATAAAGCTCCGCATGCCAATTTCCACACGTTGCACCTGTCAACAGATCATACTCGATTAGCAGGATTAAGTT encodes:
- the LOC139491176 gene encoding uncharacterized protein yields the protein MSTTSSFTVSNPIDITSNGSSQEASYCTTEEIVSLRRHHRVKDGIKRLTEKYDSIGNFIPMTGRPPSIASLKSAKEERERLASFGSNGSNSISQSPSRTSFAEGISEHDLLQVEMFYRSHKTDVHVCPSLANLYFGKVVGNKDKWKFAMTGIPVLVLDTGKHQRDRKLHVILAEKGTGFVLWKDKVDQLTAYKAPHANFHTLHLSTDHTRLAGLSFDDKKAAAEFVKKYLEYTSDPDDELLKLSKGKKKKVKTEKPKKFKPPKKTEISQPCCFVHVTKLENSAMENLQNNKSVISGPVAFENLLDVHDKREKDSLEVSSLLGSKLTINSDISSTVSEDPTSISSYQSEKGIPD